Within Lolium rigidum isolate FL_2022 chromosome 5, APGP_CSIRO_Lrig_0.1, whole genome shotgun sequence, the genomic segment CGGTAGTCCCTGAGGTGAACTCCGAGGGCGAAACTCTGGCCTTGGCTGAGGTGTCACTGGCACTGGCTTTTCTTCAAAAGCTTGCTCAATCTCCTCCTGGCGATCAGCATTCTTGAAAATCTCAACAGTATACTCACGGAACTCGGCTGGAGCGACAAGGCCGCCTCTTGCCATGTCCCTGACCAGGTCCCGCGCTTTATCCAATTCCCCTTCCTTGCAGGCTGCCTTGACGAGGATCTCAAAGGTGGTTGCGGACGGCTTAATCTCTTTGTCAGACATCCTTCCATACACCTTCAAGGCATCTTCGATCCGGCCACCTTCCGTAAGCCCCTCAAACATGCGATTGAAGAAAGCGATATTGAACTTTGGCCCGTGCTCCCTCCCATCCGCCATCTTGTGGAAATACTGCATGGTGTCCTCCACACGACCAGCCTTGAAGCACGAGTCAACGAGGTAGGTGTAGGTGTACACGTCGGGAAGCACCGACTTGCTCTCCATCTCCTCGAACAGCTTCTCTGCCTCCGGAAGCATCCCGTTCTCGCAGAGCTTCCCGATGATGTTGTTATAGCAGGCGACGTCGAACTGGACATTCTTCCTGGGCAGCCTGTGGAAGACCTCGATGGCGTCGTGGAACCTGCCCTCGTTGAAGCACCGGTTGACCATGACTGTGTAGGACTCGCTGTTGACGCCGATGAAGCTGGGCGGGTTGTGGTTGTCGATCATGGTCTCCCAGAGCTCGTCCCCCTCCTTGTGCTTGCCGTGCTTGAAGAGCGTCTGGAGGAGGACGTTGCAGGTGGCCGGCGTCATCTTGAAGTTCATGTCGAGGAGGGACCTGTAGCTGTCCATGGCCTCCTTGTCCATGCTTTTTTTccagtagccctccatgaagccgGTGTGCACGACGCCGTCGTAGACGGTGGTCTTCTCGCGGAGCTCGGCGAAGAGCTCGAACGCCCTGTCCCAGTCGTCGAGCTGGATGTAGCCGTCGATGAGGTTCTTGTAGACGAGCGAGTCGGCGCCCTGGCCGCGGCTGAGCATGTCGCGCACGAGGTCGAGCGCGTCCTggatgcggccggcggcggcgaggcccttGGTGAGGTGGCGGTAGGAGACCGCCGAGGGGGAGAAGGAGGTGGCCCCGTCGAGCATCTCCTGGTAGGCGAGAAGGGCGTGGTCGACGCGGCCGGCCTCGCAGTGCGCGAGGATGAGGGTGTTGTAGGAGACGACGTTGGGCACGATGCCGGAGCGGCGGAAGAAGAAGTCGAAGAGCGCGACGGCGTCGTCGTGGCGCGCGGCGCGCACcatggaggcggcgatggcgTTGCAGGTGAAGACGGTGGGGCGGACGCGGGAGGAGACGGCGGCGCGGGAGGCGAGCGCGGCGCCGTCCAGGTCGCCCGAGCGGATGAGGGCCTGCACGCGGTTGTGGAGGCTGAGGCGCGGGCCGACGAGCGCGGAGGTGGTGTCGGGGAGGCGTGGCGCGTTCGGGTCCCGCGGGGGCGGAGGGGAGGCGTCGCGGCGGAGGGCGTGCAGCGGCGGCTCGATGCGCAGGCGGCgcttgcggcggcggcgctcggcggcCGCTTCCTCGGCGGAGGAGAAGGCGAGGTGGCGGGATGGGGTGAGCAGCAGCGGGGGGGCGAGCGCGGGATGGGGTGTGGTGCGGGTGAGGAGGTGGGATGGGGCCTGGGAGAGgcggctgaggaggaggagacggcggtagAGCGCCGCCATGgttccgaggcggcggcggcggcggaggagcagggTGGAGAGACAAGGCAGGCAGGGTTCGTGTTCGGTGGACGGCGAGGCGACGTGATCAAGCCAACACCATTTCCTTTCATCTCTGGGCTTGGGCTTGGGCTTCCATTTCATCTGGACCCGATACCCTTCGGGCCCAACAACTCCCTGTGCGCCAACCAGTGAGAGTAGTTCAAGCTAAAAAAAAAACAGGTTTTGCTAGTTTGGACATGAATTTGGTGCACGTGGGTGCCAGTGCTCCCTCCACTTTTagctttttgaaaattttaaaatctcacatttttgtgttttcaaaaattacggcgttaaatatgtagatagatatgttcatgagaagtgtatgcaaaaaagtcccagtaaaaaataatttaaattttaggaaatacaaaaaaacaaatttctgacaaaaggaTACACTATTATAATACTAATTTACTACCATTAACTGTcagaaatttttcttttttatattgcTCAAACTACAAAGTATCTTTTAACGGAACTTTTTTGCATACACTCCACCAGTatgtatctatctatatatttaatgtcataatttttttaaacttAGAAACGTGAgattttaaaaatttcaaaaatctaaaagtgaggagagcactggtgcccatgtgtcaaagacactttccgGTTTTGATATGTCTAAGGCAACTAAGAATTCCTTATGTCACAGGAACCACTGGATTGCGACCCTAGGTTTATTCTTTGGATGACTGTagtatcctttggagtggctttgGAAATGTGTCCATTGAGCATTGTAATAGGGAAGCTAATCAGGTAGCTCATGAGCTTGCTAGAGTAGCTTTTAGTTCTGGTAATTCTTGTACTTGGGTCGATGAGCCCACTAGGTTTATTCTTAGCAAGCTCGTGAATGATGTAACCTtattttgatggcgggcaacaggtaccagacgcactcttttccttccaggataCCGAAGGGAGCtgggaggtttttaatgaggcggtctgTTGTCCTTTAATAgaaaatgtttcaaaaaaaaaatccttatgTCACAGGAACCACTGGGACAACCAATCTTCACGTTAGAATATAAATACGCAGCATCATATAGTATTAAACCAATCAGTTTCCATTTAGTACAAAGAGCAAATGAGACAGCATTTGTGTTGTTATGTTTTCTTCTGTCTTCTTTCTCATTAtttgtatactttttattttatttttgtggttGCACTTTCAAAGAAATGTGTAACTACCTCATCAAGAAAACTGCAACCATCCTTTATatgtatttttcatttttttttatttatgctggtagtattttatattttaaaaaaattaatagtTTGAACTTTTTGTCAAAAAAAGTACAACTACTATTTCTTATcttatttttttttatcttttcacACTACTAGTCACGCTTTTATTTTCTCAAAACTATTTATTAACCACCGGTTTTTCGATAGAGAAGGAATGTGCAACAAGTAAAAAAAATAGATacaagttgcacttttctcaaaaATATGCAACTAACAAGCTATATTCGATATGAGTTACACTTTTccaaaagaaatgtgcaactctacCCTGTTTCAATATGAGTCGCATTTTTTctcgagaaatgtgcaactagcaaCTGGTTATTGATACGACTTATAGTTTTCTAAATAAATGTGCAACTAGAAGTTTTTTATACAAGTTGCACTTTTCTCTAGCAATGTGTAACTTTTAGATACGAGTTGTACTTTGtctcaagaaatatgcaactagcAAACTATATTTGATGTGAATTGCACTTTTCATTAGAAATATGCAACTCCATGTGgtttttattttgagttgcactttttctcaagaaatatgcaactatCAATAGGCTATTGATACAAGTTACACTTTTCTAaggaaatgtgcaactagaagtTTTTTtatacgagttgcacttttctccaaGGATGTGTAACTAGCAACCGATTGTTTTATATGAAttgcacttttctcaagaaatatgcaactagcatattttcttggttttcatattttttgacTGTATTTGTTGGGTTCGTCTATGTCGTATCCAACTAGGATTTTTTGAAGTCCCAGTTGCATAAGAAAAATGCAATAACAATTCAAGAAAAAGTGCAACTCGACTTACTTGCACTTTTCTGCTAGAAAGGTGCAATTGCACATTTTAATCACAAAAGTGCAACCGAATCATATTTATGTGGGTGAATGAGATTTAAGAAATTCTCAGTCGACTAACACATGAACTTGGATTTCAAATCACTAGCACTTTTCAACTAAATTTCAGAAAATGTCTAAAGCACGTTTAATTTCAAATTTCGTTGAAGTACCAATACTAGGCTAAGTTAAATCCAAACGATTGCTAGCTAGCTCCGTCCAAATTAATAGTCTGTACCGCATGTTGTTCAATGGGTACAGGTAGATAGCTAGCTAGCAAAACATGGATACACATGCCGCGTCGTCTGTCAAAGTGGCCTGACACTTCTCGCTGCATGAACGTATGCGTCAACTGAGGCATTGCATGTTCCTATGCATCGACTGAGACGTAAGAATATCTCAGTCGACTGCTACCTAGTCACTCCCCAAAAAAAACCAGTGAGTTGTTGCCAAAAAGAAAACCAGTGAGTGACCACATCGGGCTTCTCCTTCCGTTTCAAGGAGTGCTACAAAGACATCTAAAAAAGGAGTGATACAAAGATGTTACCCTCCCGAGCTACTATCACCCAATTATCAAACAAAAAAGCTACAACCCACAACTTTCTTGGAGCGCTACACGTGAACATCGGAGCCTCTCGTCGTCGGTGCCTTTTTTGGCCCCAAGGTGAGGAACATCGTTGACCTACGGGTTAATCATTTGAAGATTTGGTCGTGTTTTTTTAGTTTGTCTAACACTGGCGTAGCTATGTGTAGGTGGGGGGCACCGCCCCCCAGGTTTGAAAGATTCTCTGAAGAAAAAATTATTTTAGGGACTAAGATGGAAAAAAAAGTTGGTGTCTTTAGGGACAAGGACATCAGATGCATCACGAATCGCACCACAGCTGGTCCGGTCACCCCCTATCACGGGCGCCTGAACAGTCTCCTCGTGACATCGTGTCTATCCTTCCAGTTTTTTCCTAGCATACGTTGCCTGTCTCGCGGTGATTTTTTATATAACATGCGTGGTTAAAAAAGTGTTTGACTCCAACATCTACTCCTCCATATaactccatataaccaaagttcaaTTATTCGACACAGTTCTAACAAAAGAAACTATAACATGAGAGATTCACTTTTTATAAGCTGATAAGCTGATAAGCTGGCTTTCTCATGGTGATCTTTTTATAACCCAAGTCTAATTTTTCGAGACGGttctaacaaaaaaaaaactataacatAAGAGAATCACTTGCGAAAAGACCACATTTCTTTCATTTCCACTTCTTCTCATAAAAAATGAAACATGTACCTATATATGCTTACAGAACAAAAAGGAACTAGCTACTACAGTACAATCTGGCCAAAAATACAAGTCTGTGTAGATAGATAGTCAAGAACTAGCAAGCACGCAATTAGTGATAGAGGCGAAATAAAAAGGATTAGAAGTCGAGTAGCGTGGTGGTGAGGTTGATGAGCGTGCCGAGGGCGCTAGGCGCGAACTTTCTGGCGAAGAGGTAGCACACGTTGGTTGGCTTCCCGTTGTAGTCGCACTGCGTCCCGTTGTTCCGTATGGCCTGGATGAACTCCGTGGTGACGCTGCCCTTGCCGTAGCGGGCCGGGTGAGGGCCGCCCCTGGACCAGTCGACCCAGGTGATGGTCCGGTTGGCGTTCCTGGCCCCGTGCGTCAGGTGGAGGTACGTCGGGATGTAGTGCTCGTCGgggtagcacgacggcgtgcagTGCTGCCTGAAGACGGCGTGGTACCGCTTATCGGCGACGATGTCGAGCGCGAGGTCCCGGCTGAGCTCGAACCACTCGGACCCCTTGCGCCACTGGTCCTCCATGACGTCCGGCGCCATGCGCGGGTTGTAGCGGCCGGCGCACTGCGGCACGTCGATGTTGTACGACTCCACGAAGCTGTGCGCGGAGTTGACGAGGTACTCGTAGACGGTGGGGAAGTTGTAGACGGGGACGCAGCTCTCGGAGACGAGCACGAAGCGCTGGTTGGAGTGGTCGAGGAGCGCGTTGGCGAGGAGCCGCTTCTCGGCGTCGACGAGGGTGATGGAGCCCCACGACACCTCCTGGCTCGGGATCTGCCGCCCGTAGAAGGGGGAGGAGGCGGAGACGTTGAGGACGTAGTTGGGGAGGGCATGCACGTAGACGGAGTAGAGCCCGTTGTGGCCGCGGAAGAAGCGCTCCCAGAGGCGGGCGAACGGGAGCGGGCCGCGGGTGAGGAAGAGGAAGGCCACCTTGGGCACACGCTGGTAAGGGTACTCCTCCACCCGGGGAACCATCGACGCCCGCCAGAACAGCTCCTCGTCGGACATCGTGTGGCCCCACGGGGAGCCGGGGTGCACGAAGTCCATGAATGATGGCGGCGACGGTGATGAGCCCTGCGTCTCCGCCTGTTGGGTCTGCTGCGTCTTTGAATTCGAATTCGAATCGTCGCCGTCACCACCAACCTGCAGATGACGGTGGtgatccgacgacgacgacgacgacgatgacaacGGCGTGTAGAAGTAGCAGCGTGAGATGTTGGCGCTGGCGGCGAACCCGATGAGGACGCCGGTGACGAGGACGAGGAGCACGGTGATGGCCTTGAGGAGCGCCGAGGACCACCAGCAGTCCTTGCGCGGCGTGAGGGGGGCGATCAGGCTCCCGACGGCGTCCGCACCTGGTGATTCCTCGTCCCCGACGCTGCCTCGCCGAGACTTGAGCTTCATCGGCTCGCGCGCCAGATCGCCAGGATCTCGATCCGAGTCTCCCGCCTGATCGATCACCCTCCCCGGCCGGCAGCGATCAATTGATCAATTTAGTGCATGCAGCCGTGATCGATCGATTGATGGATTTTGTGCATGCCAGAGCACTGATTTGATCGATCCAGCGCCCGATTGATCACCGGCCTCCCTGCAGATCGAGCTTGCTCGCCTCGATCGAATTCAATCTAGCTAGCTAGCATGCAGGTGCATGCAGATTGAGGTGGTCGTCCAAGGAGGTGTGTCTGTATTTTCGAGATGAAATCACAAGGGCATTTCCCATGCATGGATGATAAAGGCCGCCTTCTCTTTTGCCATCCACTTCAACCTAGCTAGTGGTTTACATTCAAGGAAACAAGACATGCAGTGTGCAATTATGCAATCTTTACCAACAAGTGCTCGCATGAATGTGAAATTATGCGATGACTAAAATTAGACAAGAGAACCGTGGCAAAGAGAAGACATCCAGGACAATGCAGAGGAGTAGAGGACCACTCTTGGATGTGCATATAATTATCCCTCTTCGTTATTTTTTTTCCAACTGAACAAAAAACGTGCGCTCTTATAGTAAGCTTCCTAAAATGAATGGGTGTGATTATTTCAAAGTCAACTGTTTCGATCTTAGTTAGAAGATGTCATCAAATCTAACAGTTCAGATAAATTTTCTCAGTTGCATccccacttgcaactgaaaaaaatctcagttgcaacttcaCTTGAAACTGTAAAAAATTAGTTGCAACCCAACTTACAACTCAtatgcacgaatcacgatgcaatcTAATGAATATGTGCAATAAAAAATATTTCATCAAATAACCGTTGAAATATTCAGACCAAGTTTATGGCTCATGTATGATTTCAAATTCTCAGTAAATCTCACTCAAGACTcaagagtggcaagaggtggggtgCTAAAGTTTAGTCACACCATGAGGATGAACCTTCTCCCTAAAGGGGTTCACGGTGCCTTCGATAAGGAGCTCTCACGCTTCTTCTGGCAAGACCGTACGGGGCATCAGAAGTATCACATGGTCAAGTGGGCGGATGTGTGCGCCCCCATTGATCAGGGGGCATAGGTGTCTTATCCTCAAGGCACATGAGTGTCACCTTGATGCTGAAATGGGTATGGAGGATTCTTAAGGACGACGGGGGTCTCTAGCTCAAGCTGGTGAAGGCCAAGTACCTGAGGGGTCACCCACTCCTCGCTTGTGAGCGCCGGGAGGGATCTCAGTTTTGGAGATCCCTCCAGGAGATCAAGCATGGGATCCGAGCCGACATGTCTCTCAGCATAGGGGATGGCCGAGGGACCTTGTTTTGGCTTGATTCTTGGCTTGATGGTGGACCTCTTAGGACGAACTTTCCAGAGTTGTTCGCCATTTGTGCAGATCTGGCCGTGTTAGTGACTGAGGTTGCGGCGGGCGGGTGGTTTGTTCCCTTCCGTCGGGGCCTCACCCTCGCGGGGAACTTGGGATGGgagttgttgtgggtatactttatgggtatatcaacggcatggcctagatccggcaagcccgagtGGCCCAcatatggtgatgtggcatgcggcccatcgggcggcccagttgatgtagatcatgaaggatgaagtccagcccaggagtagggagccggatcccaaccgacctacgaaggaggccggatccgtggaggcccataaggtatccggatccagtacgacatagatggaaggaggatccggatccgtggaggcccataaggtatccggatccttgacgtacacggcaagatattgtaccgtagttaggcaacttgtattccggctaggactctccatgtaaaccctagatccgtgcgtctttataatccggatcccgggagccctagagagacaaccacaactcattgtaacaacgcgaaagcgcccatataattccagacaagcagcagtaggccctgtcatcgagcaggtgttccgaagctgggtaaatcgcgtaccaccgtcctgaggactctccgccctatggcccctacttcttttcccccctcgtgaggatccctcctccgaggtaccgtcgaaaggcaacgacagttggcgcccaccgtggggcctgcggtgtCTGGAGGCtggaactgttggagatatgcccaagaggcaataataaaagtggtttttatatatctttatgtttatgataaatgtttatataccatgctataattgtattaaccgaaacattgatacatgtgtgttatgtaaacaacaatgagtccctagtaaagcctcttaactagcttgttgattaatagatgattagtttcataatcatgaacattggatgttattaataacaaggttatatcattatgtgaatgatgtaatggacacacccaattaagcgtagcataagatcacgtcattaagttatttgctataagctttcgatacatagttacctagtccttatgaccatgagatcatgtaaatcacttatgctcggaaaggtactttgattacatcaaacgccaccgcgtaaatgggtggttataaaggtgggattaagtatccggaaagtatgagttgaggcatatggatc encodes:
- the LOC124651661 gene encoding pentatricopeptide repeat-containing protein At1g10270-like, which gives rise to MAALYRRLLLLSRLSQAPSHLLTRTTPHPALAPPLLLTPSRHLAFSSAEEAAAERRRRKRRLRIEPPLHALRRDASPPPPRDPNAPRLPDTTSALVGPRLSLHNRVQALIRSGDLDGAALASRAAVSSRVRPTVFTCNAIAASMVRAARHDDAVALFDFFFRRSGIVPNVVSYNTLILAHCEAGRVDHALLAYQEMLDGATSFSPSAVSYRHLTKGLAAAGRIQDALDLVRDMLSRGQGADSLVYKNLIDGYIQLDDWDRAFELFAELREKTTVYDGVVHTGFMEGYWKKSMDKEAMDSYRSLLDMNFKMTPATCNVLLQTLFKHGKHKEGDELWETMIDNHNPPSFIGVNSESYTVMVNRCFNEGRFHDAIEVFHRLPRKNVQFDVACYNNIIGKLCENGMLPEAEKLFEEMESKSVLPDVYTYTYLVDSCFKAGRVEDTMQYFHKMADGREHGPKFNIAFFNRMFEGLTEGGRIEDALKVYGRMSDKEIKPSATTFEILVKAACKEGELDKARDLVRDMARGGLVAPAEFREYTVEIFKNADRQEEIEQAFEEKPVPVTPQPRPEFRPRSSPQGLPGFAASNQTRGSYAPQQGQSGYGSPQSFHHGDGVPKMLQLKGISSEPEQLGYGTPRPQPSADVAHQTQHPGYGTSRQWQTGYGSHQAQQPAYGSQQVQQPGYVSHQSQQPGYVSREAQQPGYGSHHAGQPGYGAHQVQQPGYGAHQAQQPGYGAHQAQQPGYGAHQAQQPGYGAHQAQQPGYGAHQAQQPGYNVHQVQHTHQAQQHGYDTHQAQRPGYGAPQPSHGSPEAPQSSLDTAQSRPHYGHIGNQHGQFGSPTQGGMKSGTQSQHEDFGAHASDEMVVKYAERY
- the LOC124655680 gene encoding glycosyltransferase BC10-like — translated: MKLKSRRGSVGDEESPGADAVGSLIAPLTPRKDCWWSSALLKAITVLLVLVTGVLIGFAASANISRCYFYTPLSSSSSSSSDHHRHLQVGGDGDDSNSNSKTQQTQQAETQGSSPSPPSFMDFVHPGSPWGHTMSDEELFWRASMVPRVEEYPYQRVPKVAFLFLTRGPLPFARLWERFFRGHNGLYSVYVHALPNYVLNVSASSPFYGRQIPSQEVSWGSITLVDAEKRLLANALLDHSNQRFVLVSESCVPVYNFPTVYEYLVNSAHSFVESYNIDVPQCAGRYNPRMAPDVMEDQWRKGSEWFELSRDLALDIVADKRYHAVFRQHCTPSCYPDEHYIPTYLHLTHGARNANRTITWVDWSRGGPHPARYGKGSVTTEFIQAIRNNGTQCDYNGKPTNVCYLFARKFAPSALGTLINLTTTLLDF